The following proteins are encoded in a genomic region of Dioscorea cayenensis subsp. rotundata cultivar TDr96_F1 chromosome 8, TDr96_F1_v2_PseudoChromosome.rev07_lg8_w22 25.fasta, whole genome shotgun sequence:
- the LOC120267221 gene encoding probable disease resistance RPP8-like protein 2 encodes MTSLRILGVHDVTATCKELSLDCFGRLDSLTLAWKTEEDSAIPSSIFSTSQHKNNLQVLYLRGPLEGLPDVICMPASLTELTLESTRLQEDPLLMLGKLGNLQVLRLRHDVFVGKEMVWKIEDEAIPKLRELEIEACGLVMLPQDLQKVTTLQELKVVHIHRDFCQRFRTNDGEDWQKIRHIPSVILYHDS; translated from the exons ATGACAAGTCTTCGTATACTAGGAGTTCATGATGTCACTGCCACTTGTAAGGAGCTATCGTTAGATTGTTTTGGCAGACTAGACAGCCTCACTTTGGCGTGGAAAACAGAGGAGGATAGTGCAATACCCAGCTCAATTTTCTCCACTAGTCAACACAAGAATAACCTCCAAGTTCTTTATTTGCGTGGCCCATTGGAAGGGCTGCCAGATGTTATTTGCATGCCTGCAAGCCTCACCGAGTTGACCTTAGAATCAACAAGGCTTCAAGAAGATCCCCTATTGATGTTAGGGAAGCTAGGTAACCTTCAGGTTCTTAGGTTAAGGCATGATGTTTTTGTTGGAAAGGAGATG GTGTGGAAGATAGAGGATGAAGCCATACCTAAGCTTAGAGAACTGGAAATAGAGGCATGTGGTCTGGTGATGCTTCCCCAAGACCTTCAAAAGGTTACTACTCTACAAGAGTTGAAAGTAGTGCATATCCATAGAGACTTCTGCCAAAGGTTTAGAACCAATGATGGTGAGGACTGGCAAAAAATAAGGCACATACCTTCAGTCATTTTGTATCATGACTCATGA